The Methanocella sp. DNA window TATACTATGTTCCCTCTTTGTCATGTGCAGAGTTAATCTGCATGAGTAATATCAATGAGAGACAGTGGATTTAGGGGCGGCCGAAGAAACTTCGGTGGCCCAAGAGAAATGCACAAGGCAACTTGTTCTGATTGCGGTAAAGAATGCGAAGTACCCTTCCAGCCCACTGAGGGCCGCCCGGTTTATTGCCAGGACTGCCTTCCCAAGCACAGGAAGCCCAGGTTCTAAGGTTTTTAACCAATCTTCAGTAACATCCTTAAGTTTAAAATAATACGAAGATCGCATCTTCGTATGAACTATTTATTTTGCCGTCTTTTTTAAATTTCCAATAGCCTGGACTATATTCGCCGTCTTTTCTCGTAGATAAAACGTGTATAAATTATATATCCGGCGTTAAAAAATAATTGAGGGGCAGTACAATGCAGGACGTTAGCACAGCGATACAGGGAGGGCATGACGGCGTCGAGCTCATCGATATCGTGTTCGTATACTCGAACGTAAGGCTCGTCCGTGAGCTGGTGCAGGACCACATCAGGCAGCTCGAGGAGATGGCCGACGTGAGCAAAGGCCAGACCGAGGGCCTGCGCGGGATGATCCTGGAAAAGCAGAAGACGATGTACGAAAGCCTGTCCGAAGTGGAGAAGCTGCTGGAGAGCATCATCGACGCCAGCATTACGCCTCAGGCCAGGACCGCGGGCATGCGTAATATTCAGCTTAACGCCGGGCAGTCGCAGGCGATGGTCGGCGCCATCGTCTTCGCGATTAACCACATGGCCAAGTTCGTGCCCCAGAATAATTTCAGCGGGGGCCTGCCCGAGTTCGTCTTTTAACCGAAACTGTTATTCTTTTTGTCGCTCTATCCCTGACCATGAGCGGATGCGCCCAGTGCGGCTCCTGCTGTAAGAAGTTCGGCATGCGGCTGGAAGCTTCGCCTCTCGATATAGCCCGGTGGCGCCTCGAAGGCCGCGATGATATTCTTTCCCATGTCGGCCTCGATCTTATCTACGGCGAAGTTACGGGCGGGCGGCTGTGGGTGGATGAGGCCGGAGGCCGGGCGGAGCAGTGCCCGTTCCTTGAATTAAGGGCCGACGATAAGTATTACTGCGGCATCCATGAGGCAAAGCCCGAGGTCTGCACCTGGCACTACTGCGAAAAATATTTTTAATTTTGCCTTTTAGCCGGTATGCCTTCATTGAGCAGTAAAAAAATATCTTTCAAACGGAACGGGC harbors:
- a CDS encoding CxxC-x17-CxxC domain-containing protein; the protein is MRDSGFRGGRRNFGGPREMHKATCSDCGKECEVPFQPTEGRPVYCQDCLPKHRKPRF
- a CDS encoding YkgJ family cysteine cluster protein — its product is MSGCAQCGSCCKKFGMRLEASPLDIARWRLEGRDDILSHVGLDLIYGEVTGGRLWVDEAGGRAEQCPFLELRADDKYYCGIHEAKPEVCTWHYCEKYF